From a single Salmo salar chromosome ssa22, Ssal_v3.1, whole genome shotgun sequence genomic region:
- the LOC106582617 gene encoding adenosine receptor A1 has product MMPGGEVAYTVLEVMIAIACCLGNVLVIWAVWSSSALRQPTFCFMVSLAVADFLVGSVAMPLAVLVDGRVQTSFNVCLFISCVVIMLTVASVLSLLAIAVDRYLRVFIPLRYKKTVTERRSWVVVATCWFVAFILSFPPMFGWYNPETLSHSENSTTILCHFLAVIPMSYIIYFNFFLCILTPLIVMAVLYISIFCAIWRNLREKAGHRAQSHTYFRKERSLAQSLALVLVLFAFCWLPLHIMNCAAYFGSPSDIPHTAFYVGILLSHVNSAVNPVVYAFKIRRIQGAYLRIWRRFFVCRDDNQGSQSNQSTEHNISSNPNNVS; this is encoded by the exons ATGATGCCTGGAGGAGAGGTGGCCTACACTGTGCTGGAGGTGATGATCGCCATTGCCTGCTGCCTGGGAAATGTGCTGGTTATCTGGGCAGTGTGGTCAAGCAGTGCTCTGCGGCAGCCCACCTTCTGCTTTATGGTTTCTCTGGCTGTGGCTGACTTTCTCGTAGGGTCTGTGGCAATGCCGCTGGCTGTACTGGTGGATGGACGGGTGCAGACCTCATTCAATGTCTGTCTCTTCATTAGCTGTGTGGTCATCATGTTGACAGTGGCCTCAGTCTTGTCTCTGCTAGCCATTGCTGTGGACCGATACCTACGCGTCTTCATCCCTCTCAG GTACAAAAAGACGGTAACAGAGAGAAGATCTTGGGTGGTAGTTGCAACATGTTGGTTTGTTGCTTTTATATTGAGCTTCCCTCCCATGTTTGGATGGTACAATCCTGAAACGTTGTCTCACTCAGAGAACTCAACCACAATCCTCTGCCATTTCTTGGCTGTGATTCCcatgtcatacatcatttacTTCAATTTCTTCCTCTGCATCCTCACCCCGTTAATTGTCATGGCTGTCCTGTACATCTCCATCTTCTGTGCCATCTGGAGGAACCTGAGGGAGAAAGCAGGGCACAGGGCCCAGTCCCACACCTACTTCAGGAAGGAGAGGAGCCTGGCCCAATCCCTGGCTCTGGTCCTGGTGCTGTTCGCCTTCTGCTGGCTCCCCCTGCACATTATGAACTGTGCTGCCTACTTTGGCAGCCCGTCAGACATACCCCACACAGCCTTCTATGTGGGCATCCTCCTTTCCCATGTCAATTCAGCGGTCAACCCAGTCGTCTATGCCTTCAAGATCCGCAGGATCCAGGGAGCGTACCTGAGGATCTGGAGGAGGTTCTTTGTGTGCCGTGATGACAACCAGGGCTCTCAGAGCAATCAATCCACTGAGCACAATATCAGCAGCAACCCTAACAATGTGAGCTAG